TAAGTTTATGGCTAGAATGCATAGGCAACTGATGTTATGGGGATATTATGGTTATAAATGCCTATGTGGTAAGTATCCTATGCCTGTCATGAAGAAAAGCCAGTATCGACTACAAATGACTTATCCGATTCCAGAAACCAAATCCTGCAAAAGCATAGGTCAAACAGAAGCTACATTGCAAGCTGGCAGAGAATTTCCAGTTAATGGTGAAGATTTTGGTTACTTGATTTGGCGAAAAGATGAAGATTTAACCTATCATAGCCGTAATCAGCTCAGCACAGAAAGTGTAACAGTGTTATTTCAAGCTGAAAACAGTAAAAACAATGCCTTAACTCAACATAATATCAACGATCAAAATTATATGATAGCTAATTCAATGAGAATTGAATCTGATCCTTTAAGTGCCCTTGATAGCAGTAATTTTATAACTCAGACAAGTAAAACTAATACTGAAATTATTCAAAGTTGTACTGAAGGCAGTAATTTTAACATTGAACTTATTCGAGAGTTAAATGTTGAGTGCAGATTAGAGGATCTATGGCTTCCATGGCAAAAATGACAAATGGAATTTGCAAGAGAAGAAATAGATGAGAATCATAGTAGCTTCTCTGTTATTTCTGGAGAAGAATTAGTTCAATTAATGAAGAATATTAGTTCTCAGGCAAAAGTTTATGCATTTTCATTAGGATTAAAAACTTTTGCTCCTCAAATTGAGAACGCCCTCAAAGATTTGCGTAATCTAGCAATGGAGATGAATCAATTTTCTAAAGGAGATTGTGAATTAACAAAAGCGTTATTTGCTACAGCTTTACCAAGGAACTCAGCTATGAGAGAAGCTGTTTGCCGTGATATACAGTCACAAAGCGGGTTTGATTATTTTGCTGCTGGTAAAAGATGTCGTACAGAATATACCTAATAATTTCGGTATTTATTATCGCAAGCCTAGTAATTTAGTCATTAGTTTCAAAACCTGCATACAAGCTACTACATTGATTAAAGCAGCAATTCATAAAGAATTAAATGAAGGCCTTTTAACGAAGTTTGCAGCAGCGATTGGAGTTCAATCTGATCAGTCAAACATGTTAAGTCAAAGACTAAAAGTCATGATTAAAGACACACTAAAATATCTACAAAGAGAACAACAAGATATTCATGAATGGATAAAGCAAGCTATGCTTCTAATGCTAATCGTAAGTCATATGATGACTGGCGTGAGAAGTTTTCATTATCACGAATTTATCCTAATCTGGTGAGTATGCATGCAATTAGAGGGCTATTTCAACAATCATTTTCGTATCTAGTCGTTGGAGAAATGCCTGCTCACATGATGCCTATTTTACAATCTGTTGTTTTTGCATTAGTAGTTTCAATGATCTTTATTGTATTTCCAATGGGCTTACTACCTGGTGGTTACAATATATCAAATAGGCATTAAGTTTTATAGTTTAAGGTTTAAAAAATGGATGCACCTCAATGCTCAAGACTTTTTGCATGAGTTTTATACAGGCAAACATGGATTTAAAATACAGCAATTATGGGAATTCTTAATCAATTCAGCATTGTTAGAAGGATTAATTGTTTTTACTATTGGTGTGATAATCTCAATTGTTTTCTTTACAGCTCAAGGCAAAAAAACGATTATTAAGGCCAAAATTAGAGGTGCTGATTTTGTAGGATACAAATGCTTAGCCAAAATGCTAAAAAGAGCTAAAAAGGCCTCTAAAATCCGTTTTGGAGGCTTACCATTAGTAAAGAATAGTGAAAGATTACACATTCTGATTACTGGAACAACAGGTACCGGTAAAACTAATATGCTTAACGAACTGCTACCACAAATTCGATTACATAAGGATCGAGCAATAATTGTAGACACAACTGGAACTTTTATTGATAGATTTTTTGACTCTAAATGTGATAAACTGCTTAATCCTTTTGAAAAAAATAGTGAACAATGGTTGCCTTGGAATGATTGTTTTGAAGCAGCTGATTTTCATGATATAGCGAGTAGTTTTAGTAATTATACTCCTAAACTTGATGACTTTTTTGCTAAAAATGCTGAATTAGTCTTGTCTGAAGCATTGAAGCTATATAAGGATGATAAAGATATCATAAAACTAATTCATACAATCATTTACTCTGATAATAGACAATTTGCAAAAGCTTTTAGAAACACAGCTGTATCAGGTATTATAAGCGAAAGCGCGCTCGAAACTTCTGCAGGAATTCAATCTACTCTTGGAAAGAATATTACTTCGCTACAATATTTAAAGCCTGGAGGTAGTTTTAGCATCAAGGAATGGTTTAGTAATTCAAATGAAACTGGCTGGCTATTTATCACAGCTAACCCAAATCAAAGAGCTACTTTATGCCCACTTATTTCAGCATGGATAAGCATAGCTATCAAAGCTTTGATGTGTAGAAATCCTAATCATGATAACAAAAACATGTGGTTTATACTTGATGAACTGCCAGCTCTACAAAAAGTTTCGTCTTTACCAGTTGCTTTGGCTGAAAGTAGAAAGTATGGAGGCTGCTTTGTTGCTGGATTGCAGAACATTCATCAATTAGAAGCAATATATGGGGCTGCTGAATGTGCTTCTATGCTGGATTTGTTTAATAGTAAATTTATTTTTCGAGTTAGCGATCAGGTTACAGCTTATAAGTCAGCATTAACACTAGGTGAACAAGAAATTATTGAAACTCAAGAGAACTTGTCATATGGATCAAATACTATGCGAGATGGAGTAAATATGAATAATGTTGAGCGTAAAAAGATTTTAGTTATTCCATCTGAAATTATGAACCTACCAGACCTTACATGTTATGTAAAGCTTGCCGGTAACTTTCCCATCACAAAACTAACTATGCAGCTACAAAACTTAAATACAGCTTTTGTTTGTGAATATAAATTGCTCAAAAAACTTAAGTTAGTAGAGTATTAATTCGAAAAATTAATACTCTATGTTATTTTTTAAATTAACCACTTCTTCTTTTGACAATCCGGTATTTTCAGAAATAAATTCAACTGAAAAGCCAGCTTTTAATAAGTTCCTTGCAAGCCCTTGCGTGGCTTCAGCTCTGCCTTCAGCTCTGCCTTCAGCTCTGCCTTTAGTCTCACCAATCTCTATACCTTCAGCTCTGCCTTTAGCTATGCCTTTAATCTCACCAATCTCTATACCTTCAGCTCTGCCTTTAGCTATGCCTTTAGTTTCACCAATCTCTATACCTTCATCAATATATTTTGCAGCAATAGTTCTCATAATATTACCTTTTTCTTCTTCAGATAAATACTTAGCCAGAACCTGCTCTAATTCTGGTTGCTGACTCTCTAGTAATTTAGTATCAGTATACCATAAAAATGATCTTAGGTAAATATAGCCTTTTTCTTTATCAAGTATTAAAACATGTTTGAACTTTATTAGAAACTCTTCCCAAAGCTTTAACATATCTCGTTGATGAATGTGCTTTAGCATATATTCGAGCATTCCGATATGCTTTTTCCTAACAATTTCATCATTCGACATACTTTGTAAATCGACTAATTGATAGTCAGAGGTCATTAATTGCTTAGCTATCATTGAATCGGTAAATAAATCCCACAAATTCCTAGGTGCGTTGTAGACTTCTTTGCCGTTGTAGATCACTAAATTATACACTAATGGTAATTTAGTTTTTTCTTTCTTATGCCTTTCGCACAATAACAATGTGTATCTCCATAACCGCAGAGCTGTCCAATAATCGACGGTTGATTGAGCTTCAATTAATATATAAATAAAAGCATTGCCATGTTTTTTGGTTGCAACTTTATAGACGATATCACTGTATTTTTTCTTTAACGATTCTTCTATATAACTCTCTTGCTCTACTTTTATTTGTGATAAATCTATTAAACTCTTGAAATCGCTTGGTAAATAATACTCTAGAAATTCTTGTGCAGCAACTGGATCGCTCATGATTGTCTTTGCCAATGAATCATGCTTTAATTGTTTTGTCATATTTTTTCACTCTATAGTTTTTTAAATAAAAAATGCTGTGTCATACTCTGCCTAGTGTTTCGGACATAATCCTGGTTGTATATTAGTTTGTATTGATTCAATTTTTTCATTAAGTTTTCTTATTTCAGGGCTGATAATATTTCTAACAGCATATAATCCTTGAGTTTTTAATACATTATTGAAGTCATTTTTGACTGTGCAGACTACTGCTCCCTTATCCTCCAGAACTTTTTCAGCTTTTTCAGTATTTACGTCATTTTTAACTGCTAGAATGATCTTTTCTTTTGGGCTAGGATTATAGTTTTGCAAATTTTCGGCTTCAATTGCACATAAGATTTTTCCTTCAACTCCAGCTTGTTGAATGGTTAACGCTGTTTCAATATCCTTTGTAATGATTGTTACAGGTGAGTATTTTGAATTCTGTTGAGCAATTTCAGCAAATGACCCACTAATTGTACCAACAGATTTTTCAGCTACATCAGCTTTATTACATGTTTTTGAATTCAGAGCTAATATCTTAGCTCCAGTAATTTCATCTTTGTCATTTTTAACAAAAATAGTGAGTGCAGGCCAGGATTTTTGAGTCTCTTCATCAAAAACCATATTTGCCCTTAAATTATGAATTATTAAAGATTTTTGAACTATAAATTCCTGTATGGTTTTCTGAATATTTATTAACTACTATTGCTTCCACCTTAGCTTCCTCTTCTTGTTTAAAGTAGTATAGAGATGACGATTTATTATACAATTCTTTAACATTCGTAATATCATTTTGTTTTGCTATACTATTATTTTCTGTTTGAGTAAGTTTGGTTGTTTCAACTGCCTTAGTCAGTTTAGTAATTTCAGGTTCTATAATGTCTCTAATTGACTGCTCTCCACAACTTTGCAACAGATTATTAAAATCACCATTTTCTGGTGGTTTGACTATACAAGTTATCGCTCCCTTCATTTCTAACGTTTTTGCAGCTTTAATTACAGTATTATTAGTTATAGGATTTTTGCTATCATTATCTGCTGCAATGATGATTTTTTCACCAGGAAATGGTGAATAATTTCTCAAATTCGAAATTCCTGCACTAGCAATGATATTACCTTTAATGCCTGATTGCTGCAAGCTCAATGCTGTTTCAGCGCCTTCTGCTATAATTGTTATATTAGGGTCATTCGCATTTCGCTTTGCGATTGTTATGAACGATCCTCTGATTTTACCGAAAGATCTTCTGTTAATTGAAATATTCGCCTTATCTCCTGCCGAATTTAGATATACGGCCTGTACTCCGGTAATTTCTCCTTTTGAATTTCTTGCAAATGCTGTAAATGCTGGATAATTTTCTCTCGTTTGAGTATCAAACAGTATACTTGCTTTTAAGTCTGAACTTGCAGTGCTTTTGTCAAAAGTAATACCACGATTTTCAAGATACTTTTTTACTACTTCTGCATGTGGGTTCTTATCTATATCATAACCATGTATCTTACTTGATAGTTCATACAAGTTTTGAACTTTTGCGATTTTAACACTTTCAGATTGTTGAGTGTATTGTTGAGAATCGTCAGTC
This genomic interval from Orientia tsutsugamushi contains the following:
- a CDS encoding type IV secretion system DNA-binding domain-containing protein, coding for MHLNAQDFLHEFYTGKHGFKIQQLWEFLINSALLEGLIVFTIGVIISIVFFTAQGKKTIIKAKIRGADFVGYKCLAKMLKRAKKASKIRFGGLPLVKNSERLHILITGTTGTGKTNMLNELLPQIRLHKDRAIIVDTTGTFIDRFFDSKCDKLLNPFEKNSEQWLPWNDCFEAADFHDIASSFSNYTPKLDDFFAKNAELVLSEALKLYKDDKDIIKLIHTIIYSDNRQFAKAFRNTAVSGIISESALETSAGIQSTLGKNITSLQYLKPGGSFSIKEWFSNSNETGWLFITANPNQRATLCPLISAWISIAIKALMCRNPNHDNKNMWFILDELPALQKVSSLPVALAESRKYGGCFVAGLQNIHQLEAIYGAAECASMLDLFNSKFIFRVSDQVTAYKSALTLGEQEIIETQENLSYGSNTMRDGVNMNNVERKKILVIPSEIMNLPDLTCYVKLAGNFPITKLTMQLQNLNTAFVCEYKLLKKLKLVEY
- a CDS encoding Rpn family recombination-promoting nuclease/putative transposase, which encodes MTKQLKHDSLAKTIMSDPVAAQEFLEYYLPSDFKSLIDLSQIKVEQESYIEESLKKKYSDIVYKVATKKHGNAFIYILIEAQSTVDYWTALRLWRYTLLLCERHKKEKTKLPLVYNLVIYNGKEVYNAPRNLWDLFTDSMIAKQLMTSDYQLVDLQSMSNDEIVRKKHIGMLEYMLKHIHQRDMLKLWEEFLIKFKHVLILDKEKGYIYLRSFLWYTDTKLLESQQPELEQVLAKYLSEEEKGNIMRTIAAKYIDEGIEIGETKGIAKGRAEGIEIGEIKGIAKGRAEGIEIGETKGRAEGRAEGRAEATQGLARNLLKAGFSVEFISENTGLSKEEVVNLKNNIEY